In the Alligator mississippiensis isolate rAllMis1 chromosome 7, rAllMis1, whole genome shotgun sequence genome, one interval contains:
- the TM2D2 gene encoding TM2 domain-containing protein 2 — protein sequence MGPLSYVLLCGQAALLLGNLLLLHGVSRGHQHNVTTPGPGLGPGPGPAEGEPAASAWTYGDPRGPVVLCSHLPEEFMVCDEPVDHLGNATAQQELTYGCVKFGGQAYSDVDHTQVQCRALEGIECAGLRTFLRGNKPCIKYTGHYFITTLLYSFFLGCFGVDRFCLGHTGTAVGKLLTLGGLGIWWFVDLILLITGGLMPSDGSNWCTIY from the exons ATGGGGCCGCTGAGCTACGTGCTGCTGTGCGGGCAGGCGGCGCTGCTGCTCggcaacctgctgctgctgcacggCGTGTCGCGGGGCCACCAGCACAACGTCACCACCCCCGGGCCCGggctcggccccggccccggccccgctgaGGGGGAGCCCGCGGCGTCCGCGTGGACCTACGGAGACCCGCGAGGGCCAGTTGTCCTCTGCTCGCACCT GCCCGAGGAGTTCATGGTGTGCGACGAGCCTGTGGACCACCTGGGCAACGCCACAGCGCAGCAGGAGCTGACCTACGGCTGCGTCAAG TTTGGCGGCCAAGCCTATAGCGACGTAGACCATACTCAGGTGCAGTGCCGAGCGCTGGAAGGCATCGAGTGTGCAGGGCTCCGGACTTTTCTGCGAGGGAATAAGCCATGCATCAA ATACACTGGACACTACTTCATAACCACTTTACTCTACTCCTTCTTCCTGGGTTGCTTTGGAGTGGATCGGTTCTGCTTGGGTCATACTGGGACAGCAGTAGGAAAGCTGTTGACTCTTGGAGGACTGGGCATCTGGTGGTTTGTTGACCTTATTCTTCTCATCACGGGTGGGCTGATGCCCAGTGATGGCAGCAACTGGTGCACCATTTACTGA